DNA from Xanthomonas hyacinthi:
ACCCCGAGCCGGCGCTCGATCCGCGCCACCAGCTTGCTGACGGTGGAGGGCGTCATCTGCAGCAGCCGCGCCGCCGCCGAGAAGCTGCCGGCATCGATCACGCCCAGGAACACCCGCATTTCCCCAACCCGGTTGTCCATGTCCACACCTGTGAAACAGATTCCACAGTCTTGTGCGCAGCCGACGGATTTTCAAGGGAATTGATGCACGGTAGCGTATGGATCTTCTCTGTCATCCCTCTCCCCGCCCCCATGTCTTCCTCCTCCGTCCCCTCTGGCGCTCCCGCGCCGGCATCCCCAGACCGTTCCTCCGTCCTGCCCCTGCTCGCGCTGGCGATCGGCGCCTTCGCCATCGGCGTCACCGAGTTCGCGCCGATGGGCCTGCTGCCGGTGATCGCCGCCGGCGTGGAGGTCTCCATTCCCAAGGCCGGCCTGCTGGTCAGCGCCTACGCCACCGGCGTGCTGGTCGGCGCGCCGCTGATGACGCTGGCGCTGTCGCGTTTCCCGCAACGCCAGGCGCTGATGTTGCTGATGGCCATCTTCACCGTCGGCAACCTGCTGTCCGCGCTGGCCACCGGCTATACCGGCCTGCTGCTGGCGCGGCTGGTCACCAGCCTCAACCACGGTGCGTTCTTCGGCCTGGGCGCGGTGGTGGCCGCCAGCGTGGTGCCGCCGCAGCGGCAGGCCAGCGCGGTGGCAACCATGTTCATGGGCCTGACCATCGCCAACATCGGTGGCGTGCCGGCGGCGACCTGGCTGGGACAGACGCTGGGCTGGCGGCTGTCGTTCGCCGCCACCGCCGGCCTGGGCGTGCTGGCGATGGCCGCGCTGTGGCTGGCGCTGCCGGCCGGCGAGCGCGGGCGCATGCCCGACGTGCGCGCCGAGCTGCGCGTGTTGACCCGCCCGGTGGTGCTGGCGGCGCTGGCGACCACGGTGCTGAGTGCTGGGGCGATGTTCGCGCTGTACACCTACATCGCGCCGTTCCTGCAGGAGCGCACCGGGGCCTCGCCGGGCTTCGTCACCGCGATGCTGGTGCTGGTCGGGGTGGGCTTTTCGATCGGCAATGTCGTGGCCGGCCGCCTGGCCGACCGCTCCGTGGACGCCACCCTGATCGGCGTGCTGGCCGTCCTGGTCGCGATCATGCTGCTGCTCCCGATCCTGGCCGGCACCCAGCTCGGCGCCGCGCTCGGCATCCTGGTGTGGGGCGCGGCCGCCTTCGCGGTGGTGCCGCCGATCCAGATGCGGGTGATGCGCGCGGCGGCCGAGGCACCGGGGTTGGCGTCGTCGGTCAACGTCGGTGCCTTCAATCTCGGCAATGCGCTCGGCGCTGCCGCTGGCGGCGCGGTGATCTCCGGCGGACTGGGCTATGCGTCGGTGTCCGCCGCAGGCGCCGTGTTGGCCGCATCGGCGCTGGCACTGGTGGTGGCGCAGGTGGCGGCGACGCGGCGTGCCGCGGCGGCTTGCGACTGCACCAATCCGTAGGCCGGCAGCCTTCCGGCCGTCGTCCCTACACAGGCACACTGCTGTCCGGGGACGTTTCGTCGATTCGCGAGCCGAGGCGAGGGAAACAGGCATGCTTTGGGTGGCGACGTATTGTAATATGCGCTACGATCCATCGCCCGAGACGGCTTAGGAGACACGTCATGCCCCGTATGGCCGAGCGCAAGGACCACCCACTTTCGATGCGGTTGCCCGACGCCGACATCGCCATCATCGATCGTGCCGCGACGCTACGTGGGCGTTCGCGGACCGATTTCGTGCGCGAGGCCGCCGTGCGAGCGGCCGAGGACGTGCTGATGGAGACGGCGCCTGTCCGAATGACGCCGGAGGGCTTCGACGCCTTCATGCAGGTGCTGTCCGGCCCCGTGGTCCCGGTGCCCGAGATGGTGGAACTGCTTCGGCGCCGCGCGCCATGGGAGCGGCAGGACGCGATGAGCCGCCAGGATTGAGACGTGTCGCTCTCTGCTCCGGAGCCGCTCGGCTCGAAACATGAGGTATCGGGGTTCACGTGCGGCAAGCCGGCCCTGGATCGTTGGTTGAAGACGCGCGCGCTGTCCAACCAGGAGAAGGGCTTTACCGCGGTGATGGTGGTTCATGAGGACAACCGGGTGGTCGGCTACTACGGTCTTGCACCGACGGCCATCGTGCCCGGGCGGATGCCGCGTTCCATTCGAACCGGACAGCCGCCCGATCCGGTCCCCTGCCTGCTGCTGGGGCAACTCGCCACGGATGAGCGATGGAAGGGCAAGGGCATTGGAACCGGGCTGCTCAAGCATGCTCTGCGGCGGTGTGTCGCGGCGGCGTCCCTCGTGGGTGGCAGGGCCCTGATCGTGAATGCGGTCGACGCGGAGGCCGCAACGTTCTGGGGGCGACGCGGTTTCATTGCGTCCAAGGATGATCCCCTGGTGTTGTTCCGCTCCATCGCCGATATCGCCGCTTCCATCGATCAGGCCGGCTAGCGTTTCGATCCCGCCCGTGCGCCGCAGCCCCCGAGGTTCCCTTGCCGGCACGACCGGGGTCAGTTCATGTAGGCGGCCTGCTGGCCGAGCATGTCGATCACCTGCTGCGGCAGGTTCGAGCGCAACTGACGCTCCAGTTGTTCAAGGTGATTGGCCACGGCGCGGAACGAGCCGACCTTCTGGTAGAGCAGGTTCTTCTCCTGCGACAGCTGCAGCAGCATGGCCTGCGCCCGCTGGCGGACTTCCTGCGCCCGTTCCCGCTGGATCTGGTCGAGCTGGAAGTCCTTGTCCAGCGCTGCCATGCCAACGCGCAAGTTGCGTTCGAGGAACACGTACGCGTAATCGGCGGCGATGACGTCGCGGTACTGCCCGATCAGGCTGTCGGTCAGGCCGGAGCCGGGAATCGTCGAACCGATCGACAGCATCTTGTAGACCGGCTCGCTGACCTGGTTGACGAAGCCGACCTCGGGTGAGGGGTTCGGGATCGGTGTGCGCGAGGCGATCTTGTCGGCGATCGAGCGCATCATCGTCTCGACCCGCTGGGTGAACGGCACGTGCTGGTAGCCGGTGTCGATCGTCACCTGGTCGCAGTCGCTGTAGTTGTTGCACTTGAGCAGGTGCTGGACGACG
Protein-coding regions in this window:
- a CDS encoding MFS transporter, which produces MGLLPVIAAGVEVSIPKAGLLVSAYATGVLVGAPLMTLALSRFPQRQALMLLMAIFTVGNLLSALATGYTGLLLARLVTSLNHGAFFGLGAVVAASVVPPQRQASAVATMFMGLTIANIGGVPAATWLGQTLGWRLSFAATAGLGVLAMAALWLALPAGERGRMPDVRAELRVLTRPVVLAALATTVLSAGAMFALYTYIAPFLQERTGASPGFVTAMLVLVGVGFSIGNVVAGRLADRSVDATLIGVLAVLVAIMLLLPILAGTQLGAALGILVWGAAAFAVVPPIQMRVMRAAAEAPGLASSVNVGAFNLGNALGAAAGGAVISGGLGYASVSAAGAVLAASALALVVAQVAATRRAAAACDCTNP
- a CDS encoding DUF1778 domain-containing protein, translating into MPRMAERKDHPLSMRLPDADIAIIDRAATLRGRSRTDFVREAAVRAAEDVLMETAPVRMTPEGFDAFMQVLSGPVVPVPEMVELLRRRAPWERQDAMSRQD
- a CDS encoding GNAT family N-acetyltransferase, which codes for MSLSAPEPLGSKHEVSGFTCGKPALDRWLKTRALSNQEKGFTAVMVVHEDNRVVGYYGLAPTAIVPGRMPRSIRTGQPPDPVPCLLLGQLATDERWKGKGIGTGLLKHALRRCVAAASLVGGRALIVNAVDAEAATFWGRRGFIASKDDPLVLFRSIADIAASIDQAG